TGCCAATGAACAAGATGATCGAGCGCCGCAACCGCAAGCTCGGCATCGAGCCAGAGGACGAGGCAGTCGACCCACAGATTCAGCTGCTCACCGAGATTCGCGACGCCCTCAACGGCACCGCTCGGGGTTCAGCTGGGGACCACGTAGCCCGCTAAAACTCACCTTCTGAATAAGATTCACCTTTGACGATGTAACGGTTAAACGGTTGGGGCCCGGAACCATATGGTTCCGGGCCCCAACCGTTTAACCGTTAGCTTCCGACAGCATACTGTCCATCTATCCGAGTGGTAGCGCTGTCTGGACGGTCTGGGCCAGGTGCCGGGCCTCGTCGGTGGCTTGCTCTTCGGTTGCGGCTTCAACCATGACGCGCACAACAGGTTCGGTACCCGATGGACGCAACAGGACGCGGCCGGTGTCACCGAGGCGTTCCTCGGCTTCAGCAACAGCCTTCTGAATCTCAACGGAAGAACCAACCCCGGCCTTGTCAACGCCGCGCACGTTGATCAGAACCTGCGGCAGAACCGTCACGGCATCGCCGAGCTCCTTGAGGGTCTTACCGGTCGCGGCAACCCGCGCAGCCAGGTGCAGGCCCGTCAGCACGCCGTCGCCCGTCGTCGCGTATTCCTGCATGATCACGTGGCCAGACTGCTCACCACCCAGTGAGTAGCCGTTCTTACGCATCTCCTCAAGAACGTAACGGTCCCCCACCGCGGTCTCAACAACCTTGATGCCGCGTTCCTTCATCGCTAGCTTCAGCCCCAGGTTGCTCATGACCGTGACCACCAAAGTGTCGTCCTTGAGCTTGCCGGCCTCATGCATCGCGATCGCAAGGATCGCCATCTCCTTATCCCCGTCGATCACGTTGCCCTCATGGTCAACGGTCAAGCAACGGTCGGCATCGCCGTCGTGGGCCACACCCATATCCGCACCGTGCTCAACAACGGCCTTCTGGAGCATCTCCAGATGCGTTGAGCCGCAGCCTTCGTTGATGTTCACCCCGTCCGGGGAAGCGCCGATCACCACGACCTCTGCGCCAGCGGCACGGAACGCGTCCGGGGAACAACCGGAAGCAGCGCCGTGGGCCGCATCGATCACAACTTTGACGCCGTCCAGACGGTTCGGCAACGTCTGTAGCAAGTGCATCACGTAGCGGTCTCCCGCATCAGCAAAGCGGTATACCCGCCCCACGTCGCCGCCCTGGGGACGCAGAGGCTCCAACTGCATCCGGGATTCGATCGCGTCCTCTAGCGCGTCATCGAGTTTCTGCCCGCCGCGGGCGAGGAACTTGATCCCGTTATCCG
The Pseudoglutamicibacter albus DNA segment above includes these coding regions:
- the glmM gene encoding phosphoglucosamine mutase — translated: MTRLFGTDGVRGRANQLLTPELAMSLAQSASVVLGFNDIEGNRKPVAVVAKDPRISGSFISAAIEAGLSASGVEVYDAGTLPTPAAAFLVADLEADFGVMISASHNPAPDNGIKFLARGGQKLDDALEDAIESRMQLEPLRPQGGDVGRVYRFADAGDRYVMHLLQTLPNRLDGVKVVIDAAHGAASGCSPDAFRAAGAEVVVIGASPDGVNINEGCGSTHLEMLQKAVVEHGADMGVAHDGDADRCLTVDHEGNVIDGDKEMAILAIAMHEAGKLKDDTLVVTVMSNLGLKLAMKERGIKVVETAVGDRYVLEEMRKNGYSLGGEQSGHVIMQEYATTGDGVLTGLHLAARVAATGKTLKELGDAVTVLPQVLINVRGVDKAGVGSSVEIQKAVAEAEERLGDTGRVLLRPSGTEPVVRVMVEAATEEQATDEARHLAQTVQTALPLG